Genomic segment of Sphingopyxis lindanitolerans:
GCTCGTAGTGACCGAGCGCACGTCGCTGATCCTGAAGTCCCGTTACGGCCTGTCATCGCTCCGCATGGTCCTGACCGATCATGGCGCGGGCGATCGGGCGATCGGTTTCGGCACGTCCACCGCCCTCTTCGATCATATCTTGGCCGCTGGGCCGAAGATCCGCGACCGACTGACTAGCGAAGCCGGAGTCCGTCCCGAGCGATTGACGATCACCGGCTATCCGAAGTTCGATATCGCCGCCGGCGATGGGCGCCCGCTCAAGTTTCGCGGGAGCAATCGGCCGATCGTACTCTACAATCCGCATGTCTCGCCGCATCTCTCCTCCTGGTACAAGCAGGGCAGGGCAGTGCTCGACTATTTCCTTGCCTCCGATCGCTACAACCTGATCTTCGCGCCCCACATCATGATGTTCGAGCGGCGAATGGCGGTCACGATCGACAAGCTTTGCGTCGGTCTGCCCGGAACGCTGCACCGCCGCTACGCCGCAGCCCCGAATATCCATATCGATCTCGGCAGTGCCGCGCTGACCGACATGAGCTATACCAACGGGGCAGACATCTATCTCGGCGACGTCAGCAGCCAGGTCTATGAGTTTCTCAAATCGCCCCGGCCTTGCCTCTTCCTCAACAGCCACGGCATCGATCCCGATCAGGATCCGAATTTCGCGCACTGGCAGTCGGGACCGGTCATTTCGAAGGCGGTCGATCTTGGTCGCGGCTTGGAGGAAGCGGTAGCGGAGCATCCGGCGCGCTATCGCGCCGTGCAGCGACGGCTCTTCGACCATACGTTCGACCTCACCGCCGAGCCGTCTTCGGAGCGCGCCGCGCGCGCAATCGTCTGTCTCGCCAGCGGTCGCAAGCCCGAGGGCGCATCGTCCGACACCTGTCTTGTTCACTGACATCGCAAAAGGTTCGGCAGGGCCGGTTCTTCGTATCTACCAGAATCTCGGCCTGCTGCTCGGCGGCAAGGCGGCGGCAGGGCTGATCAGTCTCATCTATGTCGTCGCCGCGGCCCGCATCCTCGGCCCCGAGCAATATGGCGTGCTCGTTCTCGTCAATTATTTCGCGATGCTCGTCGGCGGGCTCATCGCCTTTCCAGGTTGGCACGCGATTGTCCGCTACGGCGTCCAGCCGGCTGAAAATGACCACGCCAAGCTCATCCGGTTGCTCCGCTTTGTCGGCGCGATCGAACTCGCCGCGGGGCTGGTCGCGGTGATTGTCGCGGCGATCGCGGTGCCGATCGTCGGACCGCTGCTTGGGTGGTCGCAGGATGCGCAGGCGCTGGCGATACCCTATTGTTTCGCGGTCCTCGCGACCGTGCGTGCGACCCCCGGCGGGTATCTGCAGATCCTGCGACGCTTCGACCTCCTTGCGCTCCACAATATCGTGACGCCAGTGATGCGGTTGCTCGGTACGCTGGTGGTCATCGCCTTCGATCTCGGGCTCACGGCCTTTCTCGTCGCTTGGCTCGTCGCTGCGCTGGTAGAGGGCATATCGCTCTGGGTCGCGGCCATCTACCTTGCGCGTCGTCATATGCTCGACGAGCCTTTGCTCGGCGCCGTTGCGGACGCGCGGCGCGAGCATGACGGTCTGGGCCGCTTCATGCTGACGGCCAATGCCGATATCATGCTCGGCGACCTCACCGGCAGGCTGACGCCGCTCATTGTCGGCGCAATGCTCGGCCCGGCCGCAGCGGGCCTCTATTCGATCGCGCACCGCGCGACGATCGTCATCTCGCAGCCCGCTCAAATATTGGGACAGGCAGCTTATGCCGAGCTGGCGCGTCTCGCCGCGGACGGCCGCGCGAGGATCGCCATTCGGCATGCCCTCGCGCGCTGCGTCGGTATCGCGCTTGCGACAGCGCTACCCCTGGTTCTTCTCCTCGCACTCTTCTCGCGCGAGGTGGCGGTGCTGATCGGAGGGTCCGCCTATGCAGGTGCTGCGACAGTCATGATATGGCTTACGTTGGCAAGAGTCGTGGCAATGGCCGGACCCCCGACAAGTGCGGCGCTGATCGCATTGGGCCATCCCGGGCTGTCGGTCGGGGGAAATTTGGTCGCCGGACTGGGCCTCTTGCCCTTGCTGCCGTTCTTCACCGGTTCCGCCGGATTGGCGGGCGCCGGCTATCTCGCATTATTGCAGGCCGTGATCGCGGCAGCCCTGCTCGGCTCCGCGCTGTGGCGGGTTACCGCCCGCGCCTCATGATGTCTCCGCTCGCCTCTGCACCGACGCACGGTCACACGCCTTTCCTATTTCGTCGATATCGGGCAGTGATCATGCCCAGCCGCGTGAGCGAAAATGGAAGTGCGCAGCATTTGATGACCGAAGCCCCTGGGCTAGAAGCGATGTTCTTGGCCAATCGGGCGGCCTTGCTGCGCTATTTGCGTGTTCGTCTCCGCGGCGATGGCGATGGCGAAGACATATTGCAGGACCTGTGGCTGAAGCTCGCCGATATCGATGCGAGCCTGATCGCCGAGCCGCTCGCCTATCTGTATCGCGCCGCCGAGAATCTCGTCCTCGATCGCCGCCGCTCGGCGCAGCGCCGTAACGCGCGCGAGCAGGAGTGGACCAAGGGTCATATCGAGGGCAGCATCGCCGCCCCGCGCGACGCCCAGCCGTCGGCCGATCGCTTGCTGGTTGCGCGCGACCAGCTGAGGCGGGTCGATGCGGTCCTCGACACATTGCCCGAACGCACTGCCTTTGCCTTTCGGGCCGTACGGATCGACGGTGTTCCGCAAAAGCAGATCGCTGCCGAAATGGGGATCAGTCTCAGCGCGGTCGAAAAGCATTTGCAACGGGGGTATCGAGCGGTCCTGGACCTCAAGCAGCAGCTCGATGTGGAAATCGACGCGCCGCAACGTCAATGGGCCGAAGGAATTGATGATGGGGACCGGTAGCATCACTGACGACGCCATTGCATGGCATGTGCGGCTGCAAGGTCCGGCAGCCGACGGGGCACTGTGGGCCGAGTTCACGGCATGGATGGAAGCCGATTCGGCGCACGCCGATGCTTATGATGCCGTTGCCATGGCGGACGAGCATCTCTCCGACGAACTGGCAGGCACCGAAACGGTCATCGAGCCTTTGTCCCCGGCCTCCAACGACAATGAACCTGGAGCGCTGCCATGGTATCGGGGCCGCGCTTTTCTGGCGATCGCCGCCAGCCTCGTCCTCGCGCTGTTCCTGTCTCCTGCATTCTTCAGGTCGCCGGGGATGGAAACGATCACGACCTTGCCGGGCGAGACGCGCGAAATCGCTCTGGCCGATGGGTCTAAAATCGCTCTCAACGGCGGCACCACGATCGCGTTCGACCGGAAAGCCGAACGCTTCGCCCGCCTCGAGAGCGGAGAGGCGATCTTCACGATCAAGCATGACAGCGCGCGCCCCTTTGTTGTCGACACCGGCGACGGCACCCTTCGCGACGTCGGCACGATCTTCAACGTGCGACAATCTGCCGATGGTCTGGAAGTCGCGGTGTCCGAAGGCAGTGTGCAGTATCAACCGGGCTCCGATGCGGTGACGCTCACGCCGGGCAAACAGCTACGCGTTCGGCGCGGAACCAAGAAGGTCCTCGTGTCGGCGGTCGATCCGGCCACCGTGGGGGGATGGCAACAGGGGCGGTTGAGCTATCGCGACGCGCCGCTCGCCACGATCGCGGTTGACTTGTCACGGTCGCTCGGCACGTCTGTGACCATATCGCCGGATCTGGCAGGTCGGAGATTCTCGGGGGTCATCCGCGTCGATCGCGACGAGGCGCGCCTTTTCCGCCAACTGGAATCCTTGCTAGGTGTCCGTGCGCGTCATAGTGCCAAGGGATGGCAATTGACGCGTTGATCCGGTGACCTGGACCCATTTGATACCCGTAGCGGCGATCGCCATCTGGACGGCAAGCCCGGCGGCCGCTGCGGAAAGCCAGCGCTTCGATATCCCAGCCCAGCGCCTCGACAATGCATTGATCACGCTTGGTAACGCGGCGCAAATCTCGATCGGCGGAATCGATCAGAGGCTCGCCGGCGCGCGCAGCAAAGCCGTTCACGGGCGGATGACGATCGCCCAGGCGCTGACGACGATGCTGCGCGGTACCGGTTTCACCTACCAGATCGTCGATACGCAGACCGTGCGGATCGTCGCTTTGGCGCCGCGGTCCAAGCCTGTGCGGCCCGCACCGCGGCCCGCCGTGCCGCCGCCGAGAGCCAGCGCCGCGGCCCCGGCGCCCGCCGAAATCGTCGTGACCGCGACCAAGCAGGGTCAGGCCCTCGACAGCTATCCCGGCACCGCACATATTCAGTCGGTCGGCGGGATCGGCCTCGGTGAAAATCAGGGTACGGCAGCATTCATTGCCCGTATTCCGACGCTGACCTCGACCAATCTTGGGCCCGGCCGCAACAAATTGTTCGTGCGCGGGATTGCCGACAGCAGCTTCTCGGGACCGACCCAATCGACCGTGGGTCTCTACCTTGGCGACCTGCGGCTCACCTATAACGCCCCCGAGCCCGATTTGCGCCTCTACGACATCGACCGCATCGAAGTGATCGAAGGGCCCCAGGGTACTCTCTATGGCGCGGGCGCGCTCGGCGGCATCGTGCGGATTGTCCCCAAGATGGCGGACAATGGCGGGTTTCACGCTTCGGCGACCGTCGGGCGATCCGTCACGCGCGATGCCGAACCCGGCTATGATCTCGGCGGAATGCTCAATATCCCCGTCATCGCCGACCGAATGGCGCTCCGCGTGGTCGGCTACAACCAAGTCGAAGGCGGCTACATCGACAATGCGACGCTCGGTATGCGCAATACCAACCGGACGCGCATAGACGGCGCGCGCGCAAACCTGCGCGTGGAGCCTGGCGATAATTGGACGATCGACCTCAACGCCGTCATCCAGAACATCGATACGCGCGATGGCCAATATGCCGACATCGATCAGCCACTCCGCACCCATGCGGCCAATATCGCCCAGCCGCACGACAATGATTTCAAGGCGACAGGACTGGAAATCGCCAAGGACTGGGGCGATCTCAAGCTGCTCTCCTCCACCGGGATCGTGGACCATGACCTGTCGGACACCTTCGATGCGACCGGGTATGGAGGAAATCCGGAAATCCAGATATTCCAAGGGCATGAGGCGATTCGCCTCCTGACCCACGAGACGCGCCTCTCGCACGGCATGCCTTCGGGCAACAGCTGGGTCGCAGGGGTTAGCCTCGTCCGCAATATCGACCGTATCGACCGTCGGCTCGGCCCTCTCGGAGCGCCGGTCACGCTGGCGCAATTGCGAAACCAGAAGACCGAAGTCGCAATCTTCGGCGAGGCGACCCAGCGGATCGCTCCACGCCTTTCCGGAACGCTTGGGGGGCGTGTCGTCTTTGCCGAGACGATCGGGGAGCTGATGGGCGGCTCCGGCGAGGATTTCGAACCGAAGCGTCGGCAAATTCGTGTCCTCCCGACTGCGGCACTGTCATGGAAACCGACGTCCGACCTCCTGACGTTCTTGCGATACCAAAGCGGCTTCCGCAGTGGCGGCATCGCGATCACGGGGGGACAGATCAATTCCGCGCAGCGATTCGATTCGGACTCGATCCACAACGTCGAACTCGGGGTCCGGTTCGGCAGCGAGGCTGACAGCGCGAGGCCCCGTTTTTCCGGCGGCATCACAGCATTCTATTCGATCTGGACCAGTATCCAAGCCGACCTGATTGGAAGCGACGGGCTACCCTTTACCGAAAATATCGGACGCGGCACGGTTTATGGTGCGGAGATCAACGGCCGGTGGCACGTAACCGATCACCTGTTTTTCGACGGTGCGCTGTTCATCAATCGCAGCGCGCTGACCAATCCCGTGGAGGGGCTCGAAGAGGCCGACGAAAGACCGCTTCCCAACGTCGCTCGAACCGGTGGACGGTTTACGGCGGCTTGGGAAAGCCCGCTGTCCGACCGGCTGAGCCTGAAACTCGACGGGACCGTAAGGCTAATCGGCGCATCGAGCCTTGGGACGACCGCGCCGCTCATCCTCGAGCATGGCGAAACGACCCAGCTCGATTTTTCCGCTTCGCTCGCGGCAAGGGACTGGGCGCTGACGCTCGATGCCACAAATCTCCTGAATGTTAGCGGGAACAGCTTTTCCTACGGAAATCCGTTCACCGTGGCGCTGGGCAAGCAGATTACGCCACTGCGGCCGCGAACCGTGAGGGTGGCGCTTCGGTTAGGCTTCTGAACAATTGGAAAGGCGCTAACAGTGACCTCGCGAACACAGGAGTGGGTATTTATGTCCGATGCCGTGTTGAAAAATAGACGGTCGACCGCCACCAAGATTCTGCACTGGTTGGTGGCGCTCGCCATCATGACGCAATTGGGCCTTAGTTTGGTGATGCAAAGCCCGACTCGCAACCGTCCCGGAGATAGCTTTTTTGAAATCCATGAAAAGGTTGGGATCGCTGCGACGTCGCTGCTCGCGGCATCCTGGATCTGGAGTGTCTTGCGTTCGGGCGAGACGCGCCTCGTTGCGTTTTTCCCTTGGTTCTCGCCGAAGCAACTCAGGTTTGTCGCTACCGATGCCAAAAGACTATTTGCACCGATCGAGGACGGAAACAGGGAGCGGCCATTTGCCAGCGCCATTCATGGTCTGGGACTCATCATTGCCTCGGTGATGGCGCTAAGCGGTGTCGTTGGCTATTTCGTGGCCTCGGCTAGCCCCCTCATGGAAGTTCATGAAACGGTGGCCCCGTTGATGTGGGCTTATCTCATCGGGCATGTTGTCAGCGCACTTTTCCACGAACTGCGCGGCGAGCGGATCATCGCGGCCATGTTCTACGCATCGAGCCGCCAGTAGGTTTCACGGTTGGAATGGCTTCGTTAAGCAAGCCAGCGCGCAAAATTGACAAAACTCGCCGACGGTCGATCCCCCCGTGTTTCATGCTGGCGCGGTGATCTCGACAGTGTCAGGGCATGCTCCATTTTTCGAGGACAATCGTCTCCTTAATCGGACGTGAGTCGTTAAGAGGCGAACCCCTATCGGTCTGGCCAGTGGGGGTGCAGATCGTCAATTACGAATGCGTGTTCTGCTTCCCCCGTCGCATGATCCTCGCGAAGATGCGGATGGTCCGCCGGCAAATCGTCATGACGATGCGTCAGGATGTCCGGGTCCTCGCGCGGCCAGACACGCAGGGCGATGAGCGTTCCCATAAGCGCCAGCACCGCGCTTGCGGCGAGGGCCGTGCCCATTCCGGCGCGGGCACCAACCTGGCCAGCGAGCGGATAGGCGACAAGCCAGCAGACATGGCTGAGCGCGAATTGCGCCGCAAACAGGGCCGGGCGCCCCCCGGCATCCGACGATCGGCGCAGCAAGCGTCCGCCCGGCGTGATGCTGGCGGAATAGCTGACGCCGAGCGCAAACCAGCCAAGCAGCAGGAAGCTCCAATAGGCCGGCCCCTTGTGCATCGACCATGACCCTGCAAGCACTGCCAGGACGGCGGTCATGGCCATCGCTGCCGCAATCATCACGGCCCGGTCGGCGACCCGATCGAGCAGCCGCGGCAACAGCAGCGCCGCGAGCATCGAGCCGCCGCCGAAGGCTGCAAGCGTGATTGCCACCTCGCTCTGTCCCAGCCCGAGCAGACCGCGCACGAGCACCGGTGTGTTGACAATGACCATCGCGCTTGCCGCGGCGGCGGCGAGCGTCACCGCGAGCAGGCCGCGAAGCCGCGGAGTCTTCAGATATTGGCGGGTGCCCTGCGTCGTCTTGTCGTAAATGCCGCCGCTCGGCCCCGTGGCCGCGGTGCGCGGAAGCGTCACCGACAGCACAAGCAGCGCCGAACAGGCGAAGCCGATCGCGGTGCCCGAGAAGAGCCAGTGGAAACTGATGACGCCAAGCAGCGCGGCGGCGAGGATAGGGCTGACGAGGCTTTCCATGTCATAGGCCAGACGCGAGAGCGACAGGGCGCGCGTATAATCCTTCTCGTCGGGCAGCACGTCGGGGATCGTCGCCTGGAAGGTTGGCGTGAACCCGGCCGACGCCGACTGGAGGATGAAGATCAGGAGATAGATTTGCCACACCTGGTCGACGAAGGGCAGGAACAGCGCGACGAGGCCGCGCACCACATCCATTGCGATGAGGAAGGGTTTTCGCGGCAGGCGCGAAGCATAGGCTCCGACGACCGGCGCAACGCCGATATAAGCGACCATCTTGATCGCCATCGCGGTCCCGAGCACCGCGCCTGCATCGGCGCCGGCGATCTCAAAGGCGAGGAGCCCAAGCGCAACCGTGGCGAGGCCCGTGCCGACGAGCGCGATGATCTGCGCGAGGAACAGGTGGCGGTAGGTCCGGTTGGCAAGAACGGCGAGCATAGGTGGAACTCCGCTGTCGGCGATTAGAGGGGCATCGTCTCCGACCCGGTCGGCGACCGGGCCGGAGTCCATCAAATCATTGCTGCCTTGTCAGACAACGCGGCGGATGTCGCTATAGGCGCCGTCGGTGCGCAGCGTAATCGTCACCGGTGCGCTCGAGCGATTGCGCCAGAACCAGCCGTGCTTGCCGTCGAAGGCGGCGACAAGTTCGCCGCTCTCGCCGGTCGTATCCTTGCCCTTGGCATAGCCGTGGTACGCGATGCCCGGTGCGTCGGCGTGCGTGTCGAAATTGACGCGCCCGCCCTCGACCGACCAGTTGAAGTTGAGGCGTGCGCCCTTCGCCATCGTCGCCTTGATCTCGGCACCCTGTCCTGGCGCCAGGGTAAG
This window contains:
- a CDS encoding lipopolysaccharide biosynthesis protein — translated: MFTDIAKGSAGPVLRIYQNLGLLLGGKAAAGLISLIYVVAAARILGPEQYGVLVLVNYFAMLVGGLIAFPGWHAIVRYGVQPAENDHAKLIRLLRFVGAIELAAGLVAVIVAAIAVPIVGPLLGWSQDAQALAIPYCFAVLATVRATPGGYLQILRRFDLLALHNIVTPVMRLLGTLVVIAFDLGLTAFLVAWLVAALVEGISLWVAAIYLARRHMLDEPLLGAVADARREHDGLGRFMLTANADIMLGDLTGRLTPLIVGAMLGPAAAGLYSIAHRATIVISQPAQILGQAAYAELARLAADGRARIAIRHALARCVGIALATALPLVLLLALFSREVAVLIGGSAYAGAATVMIWLTLARVVAMAGPPTSAALIALGHPGLSVGGNLVAGLGLLPLLPFFTGSAGLAGAGYLALLQAVIAAALLGSALWRVTARAS
- a CDS encoding sigma-70 family RNA polymerase sigma factor, encoding MFLANRAALLRYLRVRLRGDGDGEDILQDLWLKLADIDASLIAEPLAYLYRAAENLVLDRRRSAQRRNAREQEWTKGHIEGSIAAPRDAQPSADRLLVARDQLRRVDAVLDTLPERTAFAFRAVRIDGVPQKQIAAEMGISLSAVEKHLQRGYRAVLDLKQQLDVEIDAPQRQWAEGIDDGDR
- a CDS encoding FecR family protein is translated as MGTGSITDDAIAWHVRLQGPAADGALWAEFTAWMEADSAHADAYDAVAMADEHLSDELAGTETVIEPLSPASNDNEPGALPWYRGRAFLAIAASLVLALFLSPAFFRSPGMETITTLPGETREIALADGSKIALNGGTTIAFDRKAERFARLESGEAIFTIKHDSARPFVVDTGDGTLRDVGTIFNVRQSADGLEVAVSEGSVQYQPGSDAVTLTPGKQLRVRRGTKKVLVSAVDPATVGGWQQGRLSYRDAPLATIAVDLSRSLGTSVTISPDLAGRRFSGVIRVDRDEARLFRQLESLLGVRARHSAKGWQLTR
- a CDS encoding TonB-dependent receptor domain-containing protein, which codes for MTWTHLIPVAAIAIWTASPAAAAESQRFDIPAQRLDNALITLGNAAQISIGGIDQRLAGARSKAVHGRMTIAQALTTMLRGTGFTYQIVDTQTVRIVALAPRSKPVRPAPRPAVPPPRASAAAPAPAEIVVTATKQGQALDSYPGTAHIQSVGGIGLGENQGTAAFIARIPTLTSTNLGPGRNKLFVRGIADSSFSGPTQSTVGLYLGDLRLTYNAPEPDLRLYDIDRIEVIEGPQGTLYGAGALGGIVRIVPKMADNGGFHASATVGRSVTRDAEPGYDLGGMLNIPVIADRMALRVVGYNQVEGGYIDNATLGMRNTNRTRIDGARANLRVEPGDNWTIDLNAVIQNIDTRDGQYADIDQPLRTHAANIAQPHDNDFKATGLEIAKDWGDLKLLSSTGIVDHDLSDTFDATGYGGNPEIQIFQGHEAIRLLTHETRLSHGMPSGNSWVAGVSLVRNIDRIDRRLGPLGAPVTLAQLRNQKTEVAIFGEATQRIAPRLSGTLGGRVVFAETIGELMGGSGEDFEPKRRQIRVLPTAALSWKPTSDLLTFLRYQSGFRSGGIAITGGQINSAQRFDSDSIHNVELGVRFGSEADSARPRFSGGITAFYSIWTSIQADLIGSDGLPFTENIGRGTVYGAEINGRWHVTDHLFFDGALFINRSALTNPVEGLEEADERPLPNVARTGGRFTAAWESPLSDRLSLKLDGTVRLIGASSLGTTAPLILEHGETTQLDFSASLAARDWALTLDATNLLNVSGNSFSYGNPFTVALGKQITPLRPRTVRVALRLGF
- a CDS encoding cytochrome b/b6 domain-containing protein encodes the protein MSDAVLKNRRSTATKILHWLVALAIMTQLGLSLVMQSPTRNRPGDSFFEIHEKVGIAATSLLAASWIWSVLRSGETRLVAFFPWFSPKQLRFVATDAKRLFAPIEDGNRERPFASAIHGLGLIIASVMALSGVVGYFVASASPLMEVHETVAPLMWAYLIGHVVSALFHELRGERIIAAMFYASSRQ
- a CDS encoding MFS transporter; protein product: MLAVLANRTYRHLFLAQIIALVGTGLATVALGLLAFEIAGADAGAVLGTAMAIKMVAYIGVAPVVGAYASRLPRKPFLIAMDVVRGLVALFLPFVDQVWQIYLLIFILQSASAGFTPTFQATIPDVLPDEKDYTRALSLSRLAYDMESLVSPILAAALLGVISFHWLFSGTAIGFACSALLVLSVTLPRTAATGPSGGIYDKTTQGTRQYLKTPRLRGLLAVTLAAAAASAMVIVNTPVLVRGLLGLGQSEVAITLAAFGGGSMLAALLLPRLLDRVADRAVMIAAAMAMTAVLAVLAGSWSMHKGPAYWSFLLLGWFALGVSYSASITPGGRLLRRSSDAGGRPALFAAQFALSHVCWLVAYPLAGQVGARAGMGTALAASAVLALMGTLIALRVWPREDPDILTHRHDDLPADHPHLREDHATGEAEHAFVIDDLHPHWPDR